A single window of Rhipicephalus microplus isolate Deutch F79 chromosome 5, USDA_Rmic, whole genome shotgun sequence DNA harbors:
- the LOC142818104 gene encoding uncharacterized protein LOC142818104 isoform X1 — protein sequence MPGQYVVVLFPEEDDTSGIILKSWLKGDGCLWPRQTKYVHSLLKAKATPGADWIEVPCTVVREFDTYAEARANLPRVENGSNLDGEAELGKGRRKKNKRSYESEDDEGAPSPPASMIRRRKHKRPRNLENRPLPTQPRSLEHEGYADKAGRQPLQQHRTTGQEGALLTRSNISEVPAFDSSSPAGIRPSQRAPSPRMASPEGQNVYRGSYSNNCRPLDNLEGPPFQQHYSSQQGASWTAPNNCHEPGLGFPSTSSMPAQRAGYNEGQNVIRNSPTSRHTPSNSPSTRSIPFEHADNLERQVLQQHNSSQQGPSWTAHNNTHGSSLGFPSSNRSSPPEYVRQLMRISQTILMRLEQLGRQVDAMQQHLFNTTVRLQDETNDDVVLTPVKDIDQFLSLEGRLAADGNIKLKLIQQLAGLGGSTFGAAARRMLELLLSLEVAVQFSWAGQKGKRKFVDLGVTDVICKAVRRNFPETKKNDIECVIKVWLRHAGEKLQKQRLRTSRTHHEECLQSVALSSPSDEDL from the exons atgccag GTCAATACGTTGTCGTTCTCTTCCCAGAAGAGGATGATACATCTGGGATCATCCTCAAAAGTTGGCTGAAAGGCGACGGCTGCCTGTGGCCTCGACAAACTAAATATGTACATAgtttgttgaaggcgaaagcgaCTCCAGGGGCTGACTGGATAGAAGTGCCTTGCACTGTTGTCCGAGAATTTG ATACATATGCCGAAGCACGGGCAAATCTGCCAAGGGTAGAAAATGGATCCAACTTGGACGGCGAGGCAGAACTTGGgaaaggcagaagaaaaaaaaataagagatccTATGAGTCTGAAGATGATGAAGGGGCACCATCACCTCCAGCTTCAATGATAAGAC GGAGAAAACACAAGCGACCAAGAAATTTAGAGAATCGGCCACTGCCCACCCAGCCACGGTCATTGGAACATGAAG GGTATGCAGACAAGGCAGGGCGGCAACCACTGCAGCAGCATCGCACCACAGGCCAGGAAGGGGCTTTAT TGACTAGATCCAATATCAGTGAAGTGCCTGCGTTCGACTCCAGTTCACCAGCAGGCATTAGGCCATCACAAAGAGCCCCTTCACCGAGAATGGCATCACCTGAGGGTCAAAATGTTTACAGAGGTTCATACAGCAACAACTGCAGACCTCTGG ACAATCTTGAAGGGCCACCATTTCAGCAGCATTACAGCAGTCAGCAAGGGGCTTCAT GGACTGCACCCAATAATTGCCACGAGCCTGGCTTAGGCTTTCCCTCAACATCATCTATGCCTGCTCAGAGAGCAGGATATAATGAGGGGCAAAATGTCATCAGGAATTCTCCTACCAGTAGACACACACCTTCCAATTCCCCTAGCACTAGAAGCATACCTTTTG agcatgcagacaACCTTGAAAGGCAAGTGTTGCAGCAACATAACAGTAGTCAGCAAGGCCCTTCAT GGACTGCACACAATAATACCCATGGGTCTTCATTAGGCTTCCCCTCTAGCAATAGAAGCTCACCTCCTG AATACGTGCGTCAACTCATGCGAATTTCGCAAACTATCCTGATGAGGCTAGAGCAGCTGGGACGACAGGTTGATGCCATGCAGCAGCACCTTTTCAACACAACAGTGAGGCTTCAAGATGAGACAAATGATGATGTGGTTTTGACACCGGTCAAGGATATTGACCAATTTCTAAGTCTTGAGGGGAGACTTGCTGCTGATGGCAACATTAAGCTAAAGCTT ATACAGCAGCTTGCTGGCCTTGGTGGCTCAACTTTTGGGgcagcagccaggaggatgctggAGCTTCTGCTAAGCCTTGAGGTTGCTGTGCAGTTCAGCTGGGCAGGCCAAAAAGGCAAAAGGAAGTTTGTGGATCTAGGTGTCACAGATGTCATTTGCA aggccgtgaggcgaaattttccggaaacaaaaaaaaatgacatcgagtgtgtgattaaagtgtggcttcggcatgctggggaaaagctccagaagcagcgcttaagaacttctcgcactcaccatgagg aatgtcttcaaagtgtcgcgttgtcaagcccatcggatgaagacctctga
- the LOC142818104 gene encoding uncharacterized protein LOC142818104 isoform X3 gives MPGQYVVVLFPEEDDTSGIILKSWLKGDGCLWPRQTKYVHSLLKAKATPGADWIEVPCTVVREFDTYAEARANLPRVENGSNLDGEAELGKGRRKKNKRSYESEDDEGAPSPPASMIRRRKHKRPRNLENRPLPTQPRSLEHEGYADKAGRQPLQQHRTTGQEGALLTRSNISEVPAFDSSSPAGIRPSQRAPSPRMASPEGQNVYRGSYSNNCRPLDNLEGPPFQQHYSSQQGASWTAPNNCHEPGLGFPSTSSMPAQRAGYNEGQNVIRNSPTSRHTPSNSPSTRSIPFEYVRQLMRISQTILMRLEQLGRQVDAMQQHLFNTTVRLQDETNDDVVLTPVKDIDQFLSLEGRLAADGNIKLKLIQQLAGLGGSTFGAAARRMLELLLSLEVAVQFSWAGQKGKRKFVDLGVTDVICKAVRRNFPETKKNDIECVIKVWLRHAGEKLQKQRLRTSRTHHEECLQSVALSSPSDEDL, from the exons atgccag GTCAATACGTTGTCGTTCTCTTCCCAGAAGAGGATGATACATCTGGGATCATCCTCAAAAGTTGGCTGAAAGGCGACGGCTGCCTGTGGCCTCGACAAACTAAATATGTACATAgtttgttgaaggcgaaagcgaCTCCAGGGGCTGACTGGATAGAAGTGCCTTGCACTGTTGTCCGAGAATTTG ATACATATGCCGAAGCACGGGCAAATCTGCCAAGGGTAGAAAATGGATCCAACTTGGACGGCGAGGCAGAACTTGGgaaaggcagaagaaaaaaaaataagagatccTATGAGTCTGAAGATGATGAAGGGGCACCATCACCTCCAGCTTCAATGATAAGAC GGAGAAAACACAAGCGACCAAGAAATTTAGAGAATCGGCCACTGCCCACCCAGCCACGGTCATTGGAACATGAAG GGTATGCAGACAAGGCAGGGCGGCAACCACTGCAGCAGCATCGCACCACAGGCCAGGAAGGGGCTTTAT TGACTAGATCCAATATCAGTGAAGTGCCTGCGTTCGACTCCAGTTCACCAGCAGGCATTAGGCCATCACAAAGAGCCCCTTCACCGAGAATGGCATCACCTGAGGGTCAAAATGTTTACAGAGGTTCATACAGCAACAACTGCAGACCTCTGG ACAATCTTGAAGGGCCACCATTTCAGCAGCATTACAGCAGTCAGCAAGGGGCTTCAT GGACTGCACCCAATAATTGCCACGAGCCTGGCTTAGGCTTTCCCTCAACATCATCTATGCCTGCTCAGAGAGCAGGATATAATGAGGGGCAAAATGTCATCAGGAATTCTCCTACCAGTAGACACACACCTTCCAATTCCCCTAGCACTAGAAGCATACCTTTTG AATACGTGCGTCAACTCATGCGAATTTCGCAAACTATCCTGATGAGGCTAGAGCAGCTGGGACGACAGGTTGATGCCATGCAGCAGCACCTTTTCAACACAACAGTGAGGCTTCAAGATGAGACAAATGATGATGTGGTTTTGACACCGGTCAAGGATATTGACCAATTTCTAAGTCTTGAGGGGAGACTTGCTGCTGATGGCAACATTAAGCTAAAGCTT ATACAGCAGCTTGCTGGCCTTGGTGGCTCAACTTTTGGGgcagcagccaggaggatgctggAGCTTCTGCTAAGCCTTGAGGTTGCTGTGCAGTTCAGCTGGGCAGGCCAAAAAGGCAAAAGGAAGTTTGTGGATCTAGGTGTCACAGATGTCATTTGCA aggccgtgaggcgaaattttccggaaacaaaaaaaaatgacatcgagtgtgtgattaaagtgtggcttcggcatgctggggaaaagctccagaagcagcgcttaagaacttctcgcactcaccatgagg aatgtcttcaaagtgtcgcgttgtcaagcccatcggatgaagacctctga
- the LOC142818104 gene encoding uncharacterized protein LOC142818104 isoform X4: protein MQGLQVFRSHEETMENLSNLHMTILLSHYPLIFSCLCFLTGYADKAGRQPLQQHRTTGQEGALLTRSNISEVPAFDSSSPAGIRPSQRAPSPRMASPEGQNVYRGSYSNNCRPLDNLEGPPFQQHYSSQQGASWTAPNNCHEPGLGFPSTSSMPAQRAGYNEGQNVIRNSPTSRHTPSNSPSTRSIPFEHADNLERQVLQQHNSSQQGPSWTAHNNTHGSSLGFPSSNRSSPPEYVRQLMRISQTILMRLEQLGRQVDAMQQHLFNTTVRLQDETNDDVVLTPVKDIDQFLSLEGRLAADGNIKLKLIQQLAGLGGSTFGAAARRMLELLLSLEVAVQFSWAGQKGKRKFVDLGVTDVICKAVRRNFPETKKNDIECVIKVWLRHAGEKLQKQRLRTSRTHHEECLQSVALSSPSDEDL, encoded by the exons ATGCAAGGTTTGCAGGTTTTCAGGAGCCATGAAGAAACAATGgaaaatttgtctaatcttcacaTGACTATTCTACTGTCCCATTACCCGCTGATTTTTTCTTGCCTCTGTTTTCTAACAGGGTATGCAGACAAGGCAGGGCGGCAACCACTGCAGCAGCATCGCACCACAGGCCAGGAAGGGGCTTTAT TGACTAGATCCAATATCAGTGAAGTGCCTGCGTTCGACTCCAGTTCACCAGCAGGCATTAGGCCATCACAAAGAGCCCCTTCACCGAGAATGGCATCACCTGAGGGTCAAAATGTTTACAGAGGTTCATACAGCAACAACTGCAGACCTCTGG ACAATCTTGAAGGGCCACCATTTCAGCAGCATTACAGCAGTCAGCAAGGGGCTTCAT GGACTGCACCCAATAATTGCCACGAGCCTGGCTTAGGCTTTCCCTCAACATCATCTATGCCTGCTCAGAGAGCAGGATATAATGAGGGGCAAAATGTCATCAGGAATTCTCCTACCAGTAGACACACACCTTCCAATTCCCCTAGCACTAGAAGCATACCTTTTG agcatgcagacaACCTTGAAAGGCAAGTGTTGCAGCAACATAACAGTAGTCAGCAAGGCCCTTCAT GGACTGCACACAATAATACCCATGGGTCTTCATTAGGCTTCCCCTCTAGCAATAGAAGCTCACCTCCTG AATACGTGCGTCAACTCATGCGAATTTCGCAAACTATCCTGATGAGGCTAGAGCAGCTGGGACGACAGGTTGATGCCATGCAGCAGCACCTTTTCAACACAACAGTGAGGCTTCAAGATGAGACAAATGATGATGTGGTTTTGACACCGGTCAAGGATATTGACCAATTTCTAAGTCTTGAGGGGAGACTTGCTGCTGATGGCAACATTAAGCTAAAGCTT ATACAGCAGCTTGCTGGCCTTGGTGGCTCAACTTTTGGGgcagcagccaggaggatgctggAGCTTCTGCTAAGCCTTGAGGTTGCTGTGCAGTTCAGCTGGGCAGGCCAAAAAGGCAAAAGGAAGTTTGTGGATCTAGGTGTCACAGATGTCATTTGCA aggccgtgaggcgaaattttccggaaacaaaaaaaaatgacatcgagtgtgtgattaaagtgtggcttcggcatgctggggaaaagctccagaagcagcgcttaagaacttctcgcactcaccatgagg aatgtcttcaaagtgtcgcgttgtcaagcccatcggatgaagacctctga
- the LOC142818104 gene encoding uncharacterized protein LOC142818104 isoform X2: MPGQYVVVLFPEEDDTSGIILKSWLKGDGCLWPRQTKYVHSLLKAKATPGADWIEVPCTVVREFDTYAEARANLPRVENGSNLDGEAELGKGRRKKNKRSYESEDDEGAPSPPASMIRRRKHKRPRNLENRPLPTQPRSLEHEGYADKAGRQPLQQHRTTGQEGALLTRSNISEVPAFDSSSPAGIRPSQRAPSPRMASPEGQNVYRGSYSNNCRPLDNLEGPPFQQHYSSQQGASWTAPNNCHEPGLGFPSTSSMPAQRAGYNEGQNVIRNSPTSRHTPSNSPSTRSIPFGTAHNNTHGSSLGFPSSNRSSPPEYVRQLMRISQTILMRLEQLGRQVDAMQQHLFNTTVRLQDETNDDVVLTPVKDIDQFLSLEGRLAADGNIKLKLIQQLAGLGGSTFGAAARRMLELLLSLEVAVQFSWAGQKGKRKFVDLGVTDVICKAVRRNFPETKKNDIECVIKVWLRHAGEKLQKQRLRTSRTHHEECLQSVALSSPSDEDL, translated from the exons atgccag GTCAATACGTTGTCGTTCTCTTCCCAGAAGAGGATGATACATCTGGGATCATCCTCAAAAGTTGGCTGAAAGGCGACGGCTGCCTGTGGCCTCGACAAACTAAATATGTACATAgtttgttgaaggcgaaagcgaCTCCAGGGGCTGACTGGATAGAAGTGCCTTGCACTGTTGTCCGAGAATTTG ATACATATGCCGAAGCACGGGCAAATCTGCCAAGGGTAGAAAATGGATCCAACTTGGACGGCGAGGCAGAACTTGGgaaaggcagaagaaaaaaaaataagagatccTATGAGTCTGAAGATGATGAAGGGGCACCATCACCTCCAGCTTCAATGATAAGAC GGAGAAAACACAAGCGACCAAGAAATTTAGAGAATCGGCCACTGCCCACCCAGCCACGGTCATTGGAACATGAAG GGTATGCAGACAAGGCAGGGCGGCAACCACTGCAGCAGCATCGCACCACAGGCCAGGAAGGGGCTTTAT TGACTAGATCCAATATCAGTGAAGTGCCTGCGTTCGACTCCAGTTCACCAGCAGGCATTAGGCCATCACAAAGAGCCCCTTCACCGAGAATGGCATCACCTGAGGGTCAAAATGTTTACAGAGGTTCATACAGCAACAACTGCAGACCTCTGG ACAATCTTGAAGGGCCACCATTTCAGCAGCATTACAGCAGTCAGCAAGGGGCTTCAT GGACTGCACCCAATAATTGCCACGAGCCTGGCTTAGGCTTTCCCTCAACATCATCTATGCCTGCTCAGAGAGCAGGATATAATGAGGGGCAAAATGTCATCAGGAATTCTCCTACCAGTAGACACACACCTTCCAATTCCCCTAGCACTAGAAGCATACCTTTTG GGACTGCACACAATAATACCCATGGGTCTTCATTAGGCTTCCCCTCTAGCAATAGAAGCTCACCTCCTG AATACGTGCGTCAACTCATGCGAATTTCGCAAACTATCCTGATGAGGCTAGAGCAGCTGGGACGACAGGTTGATGCCATGCAGCAGCACCTTTTCAACACAACAGTGAGGCTTCAAGATGAGACAAATGATGATGTGGTTTTGACACCGGTCAAGGATATTGACCAATTTCTAAGTCTTGAGGGGAGACTTGCTGCTGATGGCAACATTAAGCTAAAGCTT ATACAGCAGCTTGCTGGCCTTGGTGGCTCAACTTTTGGGgcagcagccaggaggatgctggAGCTTCTGCTAAGCCTTGAGGTTGCTGTGCAGTTCAGCTGGGCAGGCCAAAAAGGCAAAAGGAAGTTTGTGGATCTAGGTGTCACAGATGTCATTTGCA aggccgtgaggcgaaattttccggaaacaaaaaaaaatgacatcgagtgtgtgattaaagtgtggcttcggcatgctggggaaaagctccagaagcagcgcttaagaacttctcgcactcaccatgagg aatgtcttcaaagtgtcgcgttgtcaagcccatcggatgaagacctctga